The proteins below come from a single Mustela erminea isolate mMusErm1 chromosome 14, mMusErm1.Pri, whole genome shotgun sequence genomic window:
- the JMJD1C gene encoding probable JmjC domain-containing histone demethylation protein 2C isoform X2 has product MAMAVETRLELVGKRFLCVAVGEEARPERRESGRCWRGWRAGVIRAVSHRDSRNPDLAVYVEFDDLEWDKREWVKVYEDFSTFLVEYHLIWARRIDPSQTQGSKSKQIQWPALTFKPLVEKSIPSSITAVEFLVDKQLDFLTEDSAFQPYQDDIDSLNPVLRDNPQLQEEVKVWVKEQKVQEIFMQGPYSLNGYRVRVYRQDSATQWFTGIITHHDLFTRTMIVMNDQVLEPQNVDPSMVQMTFLDDVVHSLLKGENIGITSRRRSRASQNSNTVHGHYTRAQANSPRPAMNSQAAVPKQNTHQQQQQRNIRPSKRKGSDSSIPDEEKMKEEKYDYIARGENPKGKNKQLMNKRRKPEEDEKKLNMKRLRTDNVSDFSESSDSENSNKRMINNSSEQKPENELKNKNTSKINGEEGKSQNNEKIGEETLILDSQPPWDQIQEDKKHEEPEKPKSLDSQLQEKMIIHSSEQATLSDHNPNDLLLQECSMEKTHTLELLPKEKFVSRPPTPKCVIDITNDTNSEKVAQEISSTFGLQTLQKMDPNVNDSKHSIANAKYLETAKQDSDQSWVSDVVKVDLTQSNVRSVSSGNDHPNMEKEKNQYVSYMSSLSTVSVTEDKLHKRSPPPETVKSKLNTSADALKTKSNPSPEVIKPKITHSPDSVKSKATYVNNQAAGERRLANKIEHELSRCSFHSVPTRGSTLEATKSPLIIDKNEHFTVYRDPALVGSETGANHISPFLNQHPFPLHSSSHRTCLNPGTHHPALTPAPHLLAGSSSQTPLPTINTHPLTSGPHHSVHHPHLLPAVLPGVPTASLLGGHPRLETAHASSLSHLALAHQQQQQLLQHQSPHLLGQAHPSASYNQLGLYPIIWQYPNGTHAYSGLGLPSSKWVHPENAVNAESSLRRNSPSPWLHQPTPVTSADGIGLLSHIPVRPSSAEPHRSLKITAHSSPPLTKSLIDHHKDELERKAFIEPLRSVASTSAKNDLDLNRSQTGKDGLLHRHFVDPVLNQLQRQPQETGERLHKYKEEHRRILQESIDVAPFTTKIKGLEGERDNYSRVPLSSSSPKSHVILKQDKDVECSVSDLYKMKHSVPQSLPQSNYFTTLSNSVVNEPPRSYPSKEVSNIYTEKQSNSVAVAANPQTLTSFISSLSKPPPLIKHQPESEGLVGKIPEHLPHQIASHSVTTFRNDCRSPTHLTVSSTNALRSMPALHRAPVFHPPIHHSLERKESNYSSLSPPTLTPVMPVNAGGKVQESQKPPTLIPEPKDSQAHFKSSSEQSLSEMWKSNNNLSKEKAEWHVEKSSGKSQAAMASVIVRPPSRTKLESVPAMQSGSKDRVSERSSTGANQTDCLKPAEAGETGRIILPSVNSDSAHIKSEKNVQAVSQGSVPSSVMSAVNTMCNTKTDVFTSAATTTSVSSWGGSEIIYSLSNTILASKSLECTSSKSVSHSVAQIQECRVSTTAPVTPASSQTGSAAQPSSGFSGTTDFIHLKKHKAALAAAQYKSSNVTETEPNAVKNQTSTTSPLLDSTVVCSTINKANSVGNGQASQTSQPNYHTKLKKAWLTRHSEEDKNTNKMENSGNSVSEIIKPCSVNLIASTSNDIQNSVDSKIIVDKYVKDDKVSRRKAKRTYESGSESGDSDESESKSEQRTKRQPKPTYKKKQNDLQKKKGDIEEDLKPNGVLSRSAKEKSKLKLQSNSNSAGIPRSVLKDWRKVKKLKQTGESFLQDDSCCEIGPNLQKCRECRLIRSKKGEEPTHSPVFCRFYYFRRLSFSKNGVVRIDGFSSPDQYDDEAMSLWTHENYDDDELDVETSKYILDIIGDKFCQLVTSEKTALSWVKKDAKIAWKRAVRGVREMCDACEATLFNIHWVCQKCGFVVCLDCYKAKERKSSRDKELYAWMKCVKGQPHDHKHLMPTQIIPGSVLTDLLDAMHTLREKYGIKSHCHCTNKQNIQVGNFPAMNGVSQVLQNVLNHSNKISLCMPESQQQNNPQKSESKGNSSPGSDESTDSKLTPPESQSPLHWLADLAEQKSREEKKENKEFALEKQIKEEQEQDSPDSPNSRTSPPVSQNNEQGSTLRDLLTTTAGKLRVGSTDAGIAFAPVYSMGTPSGKSGRTMPNILDDIIASVVENKIPPNKASKINVKPEPKEEPKESRKSAMEENKLYSDIPHSWICEQHILWLKDYKNINNWKLFKECWKHGQPAVVSGVHKKMNISLWKAESISLDFGDHQADLLNCKDSIISNANVKEFWDGFEEVSKRQKTKNGETVVLKLKDCPSGEDFKTMMPARYEDLLKSLPLPEYCSPEGKFNLASHLPGFFVRPDLGPRLCSAYGVAAAKDHDIGTTNLHVEVSDVVNILVYVGIAKGNGILSKAGILKKFEEEDLDDILRKRLKDSSEIPGALWHIYAGKDIDKIREFLQKISKEQGIEVLPEHDPIRDQSWYVNKKLRQRLLEEYGVRTWTLIQFLGDAIVLPAGALHQVQNFHSCIQVTEDFVSPEHLVQSFHLTQELRLLKEEINYDDKLQVKNILYHAVKEMVRALKIHEDEVEDMEEN; this is encoded by the exons gtccttATTCCTTAAATGGCTACAGAGTGAGAGTATATAGACAAGACTCTGCCACCCAGTGGTTTACTGGCATAATTACTCATCATGATCTCTTCACTCGCACCATGATCGTTATGAATGATCAG GTACTAGAACCACAGAATGTCGATCCTTCTATGGTTCAAATGACCTTTCTAGATGATGTTGTTCACTCTTTGTTAAAAGGTGAAAATATTGGCATTACATCACGGCGAAGGTCTCGTGCCAGTCAAAATAGCAACACTGTTCAC GGTCATTATACACGTGCCCAAGCAAATAGTCCCAGACCAGCAATGAACTCCCAAGCTGCTGTACCAAAACAGAATACCCACcagcaacagcaacaaagaaATATTCGTCCAAGTAAGAGGAAGGGCTCAGATAGCAGTATACCAGATGAAGAGAAGATGAAGGAGGAAAAGTATGATTATATAGCACGAGGAG aaaatcctaaagggaaaaacaaacagttgatgaataaaagaaggaaacctgaggaggatgaaaagaaactaaatatgAAAAGGTTACGAACCGACAATGTTTCAGATTTTTCTGAGAGCAGTGACtcagaaaattcaaataagaGAATGATAAATAATTCCTCAGAGCAGAAGCCAGAGAatgagttgaaaaataaaaacacttcaaagataaatggagaagaaggaaaatcccagaataatgagaaaatagGAGAAGAGACACTAATATTAGATAGCCAGCCTCCCTGGGATCAAATACAGGAAGATAAAAAACATGAAGAACCAGAGAAACCGAAATCTCTTGACTCTCAGCTGCAAGAAAAAATGATTATTCATTCATCAGAGCAGGCCACACTTTCTGATCATAATCCTAATGATTTACTTCTTCAGGAATGCAGTATGGAAAAAACACATACATTGGAATTATTACCAAAGGAGAAGTTTGTATCCAGACCACCCACACCAAAATGTGTTATTGATATTACGAATGATACTAATTCAGAAAAGGTGGCTCAGGAAATCTCAAGTACCTTTGGCCTTCAGACACTTCAGAAAATGGATCCTAATGTTAACGATTCAAAACATTCTATTGCAAATGCGAAATACTTGGAAACAGCAAAACAAGATTCTGATCAGAGCTGGGTTAGTGATGTAGTTAAAGTAGATTTAACCCAATCAAATGTTAGAAGTGTTTCCTCAGGAAATGATCACCCGaatatggaaaaagagaaaaatcagtatgTCTCTTACATGTCTTCTCTAAGTACAGTTTCTGTCACAGAAGATAAGCTACATAAACGAAGCCCACCCCCAGAGACAGTAAAATCTAAGCTTAATACTTCAGCAGATGCTCTCAAGACAAAATCGAATCCCTCGCCTGAAGTTATTAAACCCAAAATTACCCATTCTCCTGATTCTGTAAAGTCTAAGGCCACTTATGTGAACAACCAAGCTGCTGGTGAGAGAAGACTAGCAAATAAGATAGAACATGAATTATCAAGATGCAGTTTTCATTCAGTTCCTACTCGAGGCAGTACATTGGAAGCTACAAAGAGCCCGCTTATTATTGATAAAAATGAGCATTTCACAGTTTACAGAGATCCTGCACTTGTTGGGTCAGAAACAGGAGCTAATCACATTTCACCTTTCTTAAACCAGCATccctttcctcttcattcttcatCCCATAGAACCTGTTTAAATCCGGGTACCCATCACCCTGCCTTAACTCCTGCCCCTCACTTACTTGCTGGTTCATCCAGTCAAACTCCATTACCTACCATTAACACACACCCTCTGACTAGTGGTCCACACCATTCTGTTCATCACCCTCATTTACTTCCTGCCGTGTTACCTGGAGTGCCTACTGCCTCCCTACTTGGTGGCCACCCACGACTAGAGACTGCACATGCCAGCAGCTTGAGCCACTTAGCATTAGCACACCAGCAACAGCAACAGTTGTTACAGCACCAGTCACCTCATCTTCTTGGACAAGCCCATCCTTCTGCTTCATATAATCAGCTTGGACTTTATCCAATTATTTGGCAATATCCAAATGGAACACATGCATACTCAGGACTTGGTCTACCTTCTTCAAAGTGGGTTCACCCAGAAAATGCAGTTAATGCTGAATCTTCATTAAGGAGG AATTCTCCCAGTCCTTGGTTACATCAACCCACCCCTGTGACTTCAGCAGATGGTATTGGATTACTTAGTCACATTCCTGTCAGACCTTCCAGTGCAGAGCCTCATCGGTCTCTTAAAATTACAGCACATTCCAGTCCACCATTGACAAAAAGTTTAATAGATCACCATAAAGA TGAATTGGAGAGGAAAGCTTTTATTGAACCTTTACGTTCTGTTGCATCCACATCAGCGAAAAATGACTTGGATCTAAATAGGTCACAGACTGGAAAAGATGGTTTATTGCACAGACATTTTGTGGATCCTGTACTGAATCAATTACAGAGACAACCCCAGGAGACTGGAGAGAGATTACACAAATATAAGGAGGAACATCGTCGAATCCTTCAAGAAAGTATTGATGTTGCTCCCTTTACAACTAAAATCAAGGGGCTTGAGGGTGAGAGGGATAATTATTCCAGAGTACCATTGTCATCTTCTAGCCCTAAAAGCCATGTCATCCtcaaacaagacaaagatgtagAGTGTTCAGTATCAGATCTTTATAAAATGAAGCACTCAGTGCCTCAGAGTTTGCCCCAAAGTAACTATTTCACTACATTATCTAATAGTGTGGTCAATGAACCACCACGGTCATATCCATCCAAAGAGGTTTCAAATATTTACACTGAAAAACAGAGTAATTCTGTTGCAGTAGCAGCTAATCCTCAAACTctgacttcatttatttcatcTCTTTCAAAGCCTCCACCTTTAATTAAACACCAACCAGAAAGTGAAGGTTTAGTAGGCAAGATACCAGAACATCTTCCCCATCAAATTGCTTCTCACTCAGTAACCACTTTCAGAAATGATTGTAGGAGTCCTACCCATTTGACAGTTTCTTCTACAAATGCACTCCGGAGCATGCCTGCTTTACACAGAGCACCAGTATTTCATCCACCAATCCATCACAgcctggaaagaaaggaaagcaactATAGTAGTCTTTCCCCTCCAACTTTAACCCCAGTCATGCCTGTAAATGCTGGTGGGAAAGTTCAAGAATCACAAAAGCCTCCAACTCTAATTCCAGAGCCGAAAGACTCTCAGGCACATTTTAAGAGTTCTTCTGAACAAAGTTTGTCAGAAATGTGGAAATCTAATAATAACCTCAGTAAAGAGAAAGCTGAATGGCATGTAGAGAAAAGCAGTGGAAAGTCACAGGCTGCTATGGCATCTGTCATTGTACGTCCACCATCTCGTACAAAACTTGAGAGTGTGCCAGCAATGCAGTCAGGTTCCAAAGATCGAGTTAGTGAAAGATCTTCAACTGGGGCAAACCAAACAGATTGCCTCAAACCAGCAGAAGCTGGAGAGACTGGAAGAATCATTCTGCCAAGTGTGAATTCAGACAGTGCTCACATAAAATCCGAAAAAAATGTCCAGGCTGTCTCACAGGGCAGTGTTCCCAGTTCAGTCATGTCTGCTGTAAATACAATGTGTAATACCAAAACGGATGTATTCACATCTGCTGCCACTACCACTAGTGTTTCCAGCTGGGGTGGttcagaaataatttattctttatcaaaTACCATTTTGGCCTCTAAATCCTTAGAATGTACCTCTTCAAAAAGTGTCAGTCATTCAGTGGCTCAAATACAAGAATGCAGGGTCAGCACCACAGCTCCAGTTACACCAGCCAGTAGTCAGACAGGAAGTGCTGCTCAGCCCAGTTCTGGGTTCTCAGGCACAActgattttatccatttaaaaaagcACAAGGCAGCATTGGCTGCAGCTCAGTATAAAAGTAGTAATGTCACTGAGACTGAACCTAATGCTGTGAAAAATCAGACATCTACAACCTCCCCTCTCTTGGATAGCACTGTAGTCTGTAGTACAATAAACAAAGCAAACTCTGTAGGAAATGGGCAAGCATCCCAGACAAGTCAACCTAACTACCATACTAAGCTGAAAAAGGCCTGGCTTACTAGACACTCAGAGGaagataaaaatactaataaaatggaaaattcagggAATTCTGTATCAGAAATTATTAAGCCATGTTCTGTCAATTTAATAGCCTCTACATCTAATGATATACAAAATAGTGTAGATAGTAAGATCATAGTtgataaatatgtaaaagatGATAAAGTCAGTAGGAGAAAAGCCAAAAGAACTTACGAATCTGGCTCTGAAAGTGGAGACTCAGATGAAAGTGAAAGCAAGTCAGAGCAAAGGACTAAGAGGCAACCTAAGCCAACttacaaaaagaagcaaaatgattTGCAGAAGAAAAAAGGTGACATAGAAGAAGATTTAAAACCCAATGGGGTCCTCAGCAGGAGtgccaaagaaaaaagtaaactgaaATTGCAGAGCAACAGTAATAGTg CTGGTATCCCTCGTTCAGTATTAAAAGATTGGCGTAAAGTCAAGAAGCTGAAGCAAACTGGGGAATCCTTTTTACAGGATGACTCCTGCTGTGAGATAGGGCCTAATTTGCAAAAGTGCCGGGAATGTAGACTTATTCGGAGTAAAAAAGGAGAAGAACCAACTCATTCACCAGTGTTTTGTAGATTTTACTACTTTAGACG attGTCATTTAGTAAAAATGGAGTGGTTAGAATAGATGGTTTTTCTTCTCCTGACCAATATGATGATGAAGCTATGAGCTTATGGACACATGAAAATTACGATGATGATGAACTAGATGTAGAAACTTCAAAATACATCTTGGATATCATAGGTGATAAGTTCTGTCAGTTAGTAACATCGGAAAAAACAGCTTTGTCCTGGGTGAAAAAGGATG cCAAAATTGCCTGGAAAAGAGCAGTGAGAGGAGTCCGGGAAATGTGTGACGCATGTGAAGCAACATTGTTTAACATTCATTGGGTCTGCCAAAAATGTGGATTTGTGGTCTGCTTAGATTGTTATaaggcaaaggaaaggaagagctcTAGAG ATAAAGAACTGTATGCTTGGATGAAGTGTGTGAAGGGACAGCCTCATGATCACAAACATTTAATGCCAACTCAAATTATACCCGGTTCTG ttttgaCAGATCTTCTAGATGCAATGCATACTCTTAGAGAAAAATATGGTATTAAATCCCATTGTCATTGCACTAACAAACAGAATATACAAGTTGGAAATTTTCCTGCAATGAATGGTGTATCTCAA GTTTTACAGAATGTTCTTAATCACAGTAATAAAATTTCTCTGTGCATGCCTGAGTCTCAGCAGCAAAATAACCCTCAGAAGTCTGAGAGTAAAGGCAACAGCAGCCCAGGGAGTGACGAAAGCACAGACAGCAAGTTAACTCCTCCAGAATCCCAGTCACCGCTGCATTGGTTAGCAGATCTTGCAGAGCAAAagtccagagaggaaaaaaaag aaaacaaagaatttgcccttgaaaagcaaattaaagaagAGCAAGAACAAGACAGCCCTGATTCTCCAAATAGCAGAACATCACCTCCTGTGTCCCAGAATAATGAGCAAGGCTCAACTCTACGAGATTTGCTGACCACAACCGCTGGCAAGCTACGTGTGGGTTCTACAGATGCTGGGATTGCCTTTGCCCCAGTGTATTCAATGGGAACCCCA AGTGGTAAAAGTGGAAGGACCATGCCAAACATTCTTGATGACATAATTGCTTCAGTTGTTGAAAACAAAATTCCACCAAATAAAgcctctaaaataaatgtaaaaccgGAGCCAAAAGAAGAGCCTAAAGAGAGCAGAAAATCAGCCATGgaggaaaacaaattatatagTGATATACCACATTCCTGGATCTGTGAGCAGCATATTTTGTGGcttaaagattataaaaatattaataattggaAGCTTTTCAAAGAGTGTTGGAAACATGGACAA ccTGCAGTGGTTTCTGGTGTgcataagaaaatgaacattagCTTGTGGAAGGCGGAGTCAATTAGTCTTGATTTTGGAGACCACCAAGCTGATCTCCTGAACTGCAAAGACAGCATTATTTCAAATGCCAATGTTAAGGAATTCTGGGATGGTTTTGAAGAAGTTTCAA AACGACAAAAAACGAAAAATGGAGAAACAgttgttttaaaactgaaagattGCCCTTCAGGAGAAGACTTCAAGACTATGATGCCAGcaag ATACgaagatcttttaaaaagcctACCATTGCCAGAATATTGTAGTCCAGAAGGAAAATTCAACTTGGCCTCTCATTTGCCAGGATTTTTTGTACGCCCTGATCTAGGACCCAGGTTGTGCAGTGCCTATG GTGTAGCGGCTGCTAAAGATCATGACATAGGAACAACAAATCTCCACGTTGAAGTTTCTGATGTTGTAAATATTCTAGTCTATGTTGGCATAGCAAAAGGAAATGGCATTCTCTCAAAAGCAG GAATACTCAAGAAATTTGAGGAGGAAGATTTGGATGACATTTTAAGAAAACGATTGAAGGACTCAAGTGAAATACCTGGTGCTCTGTGGCATATTTATGCAGGGAAAGACATTGACAAGATAAGGGAATTTCTTCAGAAG ATTTCAAAAGAACAAGGCATTGAAGTTCTCCCAGAACATGATCCGATACGTGACCAAAGTTGGTACGTGAACAAAAAGCTGCGCCAAAGACTTCTTGAGGAGTATGGAGTTAGGACCTGGACTCTCATTCAGTTCCTTGGTGACGCCATTGTTTTACCAGCGGGAGCCCTTCATCAG GTACAGAATTTTCACAGCTGTATTCAGGTAACTGAAGACTTTGTGTCTCCAGAACATCTTGTACAGTCATTTCACTTAACACAGGAACTGAGACTTTTGAAGGAGGAAATCAATTATGATGATAAACTACAG gttaaaaatatattgtatcatGCAGTCAAGGAAATGGTGAGAGCTTTGAAGATACATGAAGATGAAGTAGAGGACATGGAAGAAAATTAG